The Archocentrus centrarchus isolate MPI-CPG fArcCen1 chromosome 1, fArcCen1, whole genome shotgun sequence genome includes the window TTGTTGAGAAGAAGCCCATACGTTAACCTTTCTCTCTGCTTAGATTTGGCCTCCTTGCCCCTGACTTCCATCCCTTGAAATTGAACTTCTGCTCTATCCATCCTTACCCTCCTTTGTCCCCCCTCTTTCTATTGAGGCGAAACTCATACATCCAAACCATGGCCAGCAGACTGTCCTCTCTGTTTCCCACCCTGTTTCTCTCCCTCATGCTTCCTGCACTGTTGCTCCTCCACCTGCCTGACACAGTGAAGGGTGATTGCTGGCTGATAGAGGGGGATAAAGGTTACGTTTGGCTGGCTATCTGCAGTCAGAATCAGCCTCCATATGAGACCATCCCTCAACACATCAACAGCACGGTTAGTATGAGCCCAACTGTCTGCAGGTCATTTATACTACTGCAGCAACCTCTGTTAAACTGCGTGCTTCCATGCATAATGTCAGCTACAAACAGCAAATCTAATGTTGTTACACTCAGTATAATACTTTTTGCAAATTATGTGTTGTTGCCTATCTATGATCATTATTGTAACACAGAGTTCATAATGTGATTTACTGATTTAATTAAACTAAAATGTATGATGCCAACAGCTTGCAAATGATTACACAAATGCAAGTTAAGATCAGATGTATAGCTGGGGAAATTACTAAGACAAACTTAGAAGGTTCCAGTATGTTCTTGGTAGATGTTTTTGGCAAAGAGTTTAGGTCTTCCCCTTATGGCAGCCACAGGCTGGATTGCATCACCTAAAACTGAACTGTTCTCTTGTCTCTCTTAGGTGCATGACCTGAGGCTGAATGAGAACAAACTTAAGGCTGTGCTCTTTACCTCCATGTACCGCTTTACAAACCTCACCGACCTCAATCTAACCAAGAATGAAATCAGCTACATTGAGGATGGTGCTTTTGCTGGACAGGCTAACCTACAGGTCTGAAGCCAAAAGTGAATCTGTTCTTATGTTTGTCTGTACACGAGGAAATGGCAAAGGACTGAAGTTTCTTAAGACTTCAGGAAAGGTCTCATAAATTCCTGCAAATATGGAGGGACAATGTGTGTTGCCTTTAATAAATCCTATTTAGACCATGCTACAGTAAATGTAGGTGTTAATAGTACAGGAATCCCCCAAATCACATGCTATGTATATTAGTTATGTCTTGTGCtgtataatttaatatttttggttTGGTTGAATCATtcactaaaatgtttttaaaattgaaaTTATTTCAGCTTAAAGTATGTTCTGAAGCATTATATACAATGTATACAAAAACAACCACACATTTATAAAGACTCAGTGAGCACATTAACAATTACACAGTTTAAGATCCATCTGTCTCCTTGTCTCAGGTTCTTCAGCTGGGCTACAACAAACTAACCAACCTGACTGAAGGCATGTTGAGAGGTCTGGGTCGAATGCAGTGCCTCTTCTTGCAACACAATCTAATTGAGGTCATTGCCACCAATGCCTTCTGGGAGTGTCCCAACCTTAGCAGCCTGGACTTATCTTCCAACAAGCTGGCCCGTCTTGACCCATCTACTTTCACTGTTCTCAGCCGACTGATGGTATGCGAGCTAGCCGGAAACCCGTTCCACTGTGGCTGTGAGCTTTACAGTTTTCTCACTTGGCTGGATGAGTTTAACAATGTCACCCACACCTATGACCGTCTCCAGTGTGAAACACCACCAGAAATGACTGGCTATTCGCTCGTGAGCCCGGGTTATGGAACTGGAAGAAATGCTCGCGTCATTCTTTTATCAATGTGTCGGGATGGTGTGATAATTCCAAGGATGACCTCCCAGATGCCAGATCAAGATGGCTCAGGGATGGGTGTGGACAACTCAGAGCAAGGTCTGTACCACCAGCCAACCATAACATCCACTGCTGATCCTAACTATAGCCATCAAATTTCTATGAAGCTTCAAACAGTCTCCCTGAACACTGCTTCCTTAATAGTGAAGATCCCACACCCCTACAGTAAGATGTATGTTCTCTCCCGGTACAACAACACTTCTTTTGAACAGGACATTCCCCTCAAGTTGAACAAACCCACAATATCTTTGATGGGGCTGAAACCACAGACCAACTACACCTGTTGTGTGGCTTCTGTGAGGAAATCTCAAAAATACAACCACACCTGTTTGTCTTTTACCACACGAGCTATCGGGCCACAAGACCAGCGAACTAATCCATCCACAACAACCCACTACATCATGACCATCCTAGGATGTCTGTTTGGCATGGTCATTGTTCTTGGATTTGTCTATTACTGTCTCAGGCGGCGACGCATCcaggaagagaaggaaaaagcaATTAGTGTGAAGAAAACAATTTTGGAGATGAGGTACGAGTGCATGTTTGTTAATCAAAGTTTTAGGGACTACAGTAGAATCCTCTTTCATGCATCTTTGGATGTTGTAGCCACAACTGACATGACACCTACCCTGTCCTTTGGATGTAATTGACTTCTTTGGAACAGTTTATTCTTTGGTTATCACTTAGTTgttttgatgcagtgctttttgGAACATATGAAAGGCCTCATTTATTCTAACTGCAAGCAATGACTTAAGAAAAATGTTCCCAAATGTACTCTTTATTGAGTCTTTAGGTCTTTGTTTTCAGAATTCATTTACACTCTAATTAAAACAGCAAAGATTCTGTCATTTTATGGTGCTTAAGggaaaccattttttttaaagcacacagtATATCATCAGTTGAGAATCAGtgtattatttgttttaaagtgaatctgtccttttttttggtaaattttAGGTATGGCCcagaagcagctgcagcagtagCCAATGACCCAAATGCCATGCAGCGTCTCCAGGAGCAGActcaccaccagcaccaccatTCAGTGGGTGCTGCGGCCAAGCTGCCCCAGTCTGCGTCCTCTAGCACAGGCATGCTTCATGGTTCAGCCAACACCAGTTCTTCCCGCCTCTCCACCTTGCCACAGGTGGAAAAAATGGCCACTGCTTTCTCTGAGGCTATGGGTGGCAAGGGTAATTACATGGATGTAAGGACAACAGGAGTGGTGGGGGAAGGCAGGGAGGCAGTGATGGCAGCTGGAGGAGCAGGGGCCGGAGGGGAAGTAGTTGTGGATATGCGAGGTGGGGCTGAGAATGGGACAGAGGCTGGGGAGGATTCAGATGATGACGGTCGTGGCTCAGCATCAGAGATCTCCACCATTGCCAAGGAGGT containing:
- the LOC115787781 gene encoding protein phosphatase 1 regulatory subunit 29-like, with protein sequence MASRLSSLFPTLFLSLMLPALLLLHLPDTVKGDCWLIEGDKGYVWLAICSQNQPPYETIPQHINSTVHDLRLNENKLKAVLFTSMYRFTNLTDLNLTKNEISYIEDGAFAGQANLQVLQLGYNKLTNLTEGMLRGLGRMQCLFLQHNLIEVIATNAFWECPNLSSLDLSSNKLARLDPSTFTVLSRLMVCELAGNPFHCGCELYSFLTWLDEFNNVTHTYDRLQCETPPEMTGYSLVSPGYGTGRNARVILLSMCRDGVIIPRMTSQMPDQDGSGMGVDNSEQGLYHQPTITSTADPNYSHQISMKLQTVSLNTASLIVKIPHPYSKMYVLSRYNNTSFEQDIPLKLNKPTISLMGLKPQTNYTCCVASVRKSQKYNHTCLSFTTRAIGPQDQRTNPSTTTHYIMTILGCLFGMVIVLGFVYYCLRRRRIQEEKEKAISVKKTILEMRYGPEAAAAVANDPNAMQRLQEQTHHQHHHSVGAAAKLPQSASSSTGMLHGSANTSSSRLSTLPQVEKMATAFSEAMGGKGNYMDVRTTGVVGEGREAVMAAGGAGAGGEVVVDMRGGAENGTEAGEDSDDDGRGSASEISTIAKEVDKVNQIINNCIDALKLDASANAVTTADNASSVSSSQPPCIASLPRNLLPLSPGHPGDQIMASSPKVHPKPHLQPHPQPHPQPLPQPHPQPHPQSHPQPHPQLHQQPHPPSMAPVPLVMPLSERPGISGGGFLSPPYRDPPPANAVRPLQRQLSADTAVVKNRCGAPSAGSAKNTRVFSVDIPEQRSDPPKYPGEKGSPVGCVGGGGSGGGGGVGGCNGNGMGNINGGGMSLNGGGMGCNNGNGGGAVSSGQQQQHLEVQPDYHSSEHRHSFPALYYEGGNESPSPSQKASFLKPLGRTKRDATATYSQLSPSRHHNYNSGYSSSPEYSSESTLRIWERFRPYKKSPREEASYIAAGHALRKKVQFAKDEDLHDILDYWKGVSAQQKL